The Apus apus isolate bApuApu2 chromosome 1, bApuApu2.pri.cur, whole genome shotgun sequence nucleotide sequence GGAATGCAATATTAAATCACCGCCAAACATCTGGTAAGACCTCAGTGCAGCAGGTTAATGCTTTGGAAGGAGAATGTGTAATGGgaataaacaaatgaaagatTCCTAACATTCCTAACTCTTTAATTATTAGAtgcatacatatgtatgtatgtatagtGGCCTTGCAGGTTTTGCACAATTATGTAGCTTGTTTGACCATCAGTGTAATACACAGTGAATAGTAACAGCTTTTAAGTCAGTGTCAGTGCActtaaattatttatgaaatGCTTATCAATGTAACACCAAAAATTAgccaagggaagaaaaacccttttctgcaaaacaggGAGCACAAACCTGAACTGGCTTCAGCATTGTGAAAACTGTGAACTTAAAATGTGTTACACTACTGCTGGCTGATGGTTTGAGCAGGGAGGTGATATGCTTAGAGCATGTCAGCCCCTTCATATATGAATGTATATAGCTTTTTGTATTAAAGCTACTCTCACTGAACTACTAAGAAAAGCCTGGTGTAACGTTTTCATTTAGTAacttttctgcagcagaaacatgACATCtgagtgggggttttttggtgttttttggggAAAGTGGTTCAtcaagaaacaaagcaaacagactACCAGATAAATGTTGGTatagtatgtatttttttttttttttacactgtaCATAACACATACAGCAGTCCAAAGAAAAGTAAGTAAAGCAAATATATAGCAATTTAAATAAACCACTGCTTTCTCTTAATTTAGCTCCTTCTGAAACAACATTCAGTATGTTTAAGAAAATCCATACTGGGATGAATTTCCCTACACATTTCCTCTTTTGAAAGAGCTTTTAAATAAGCTTAAGGTTTGTTTCTGAGTCATTATAGTTCCTGTAAATACATTCACTTATTCATAAGTTATGCCAAGAGGAAGGCCTTTAGCTGACAGATTTGTACCTTATCCACTGGTTTGGACCACGCACTTCAAAGGGTGGCTCGTTGAAGTAGATGTGGTTACCTAGTTCTTCCACTGGTGGCTCTGGGTCAGTGGTAGCAAACTGAGCAGCCTCCTCGATCTCCTTTCTTACTGCCACATCaatttcctaaataaaaaatggatgCTTATCATAAAACAGCTCAGCAAAAGcagcatattttttaattcaaacacAAGGATGAAGTCCACAAAATACTGGgagtgttgatttttttaaacagaattgaTGAAAGTATTTACACTATTTGCTTAGAGGGTTCCTGCATCCTTCACTGGGATTCTTCACTATTGATAATTTCCCTTTGAGAGACTTACCCGTTTCCTAGGTAGTTGAGAGCCTCGGTAATTATGATTTCTACAGGTTACTATATGACAAGAGCTCTATTTGAAATCTTAACACCCATACACACAGCCTTGTACCCAAAAGCAAATTGCCCTTCCCACAGACTGCAACTTCACTAGTCGGTCTGCAACAAAATTTCACCAGTAAAAGGGATGTTAATAAAGCACTTCAAAGAACAAGCAATGCACTCTGCCCTATGACGTACTTTACAGAGATCATTAGAGTGTGAATGTTCAAGAGCTTGCCCAACTAGCAATTAAAAGCCATACCTTTAATTCCTCAATGCTAGCAAGGTTATTGTTGACCATTCTGTCCTTCAACAGAGTAATGGGATCACTTTTGCTTCTTACTTCTTGAATTTCTTCTCTAGTACGATAGCTAGGAACAAGACAAGGAAAGACATTAACTTCTACAGTGGTATCCTTGAACAGAGGTGAGATACTGGACACAGCTCACTTGTAGAAAAAGGTGTGACCAAAGAATTGTCAGGAATGCAATTAACAATACAACAACACTGATCACTCAAAGGGTGGCACAGCTACATCTAGAGCACTTAGATCTGTAAGCAGTAAATGAACTGAAGTAGCTCCACCCTTGACTATAATGTAGTCTGGGAAAGGGGAGCAATCCTAGCCTGAGACAGTTACCAGGAGGGGCTGTATTTCCTCCTTCCCATCTCCTCTAAGCAGAGGAAGGGGGCTGGATGACTTGCTGTGTGCTTCCAAAACTCACTACAAGTTTTGAACAATGCATTGGGATACACCTCTATTTCACATAGATCAATTCAGATCTGCCAGCCAGTACAATGCCTGAGTCTTTCTGGCACttgtatatttgtatttttaagaagtgttCCATTTGACTGGACAGTCCAAACTGTTCCTATAATTTCAGCTTGCAAGATGTTCAATACTCTAAAAACCCTGTAAAagtgtgctgcttttcagtcaCAGCTTAGTTAGAAAGCACCATCAAGTCACACTGAAAGCAGCATCTATTAACAGGAAGTACAGAAGTTTACCAACTGACTTTGTGCTTGTTCTAAAACTAAATCTCTTGATACTGCAAGAAAAAGTTACTGCAAGTATGTTACACGGCCATGGATTATCAAACTGAGTACTGAGCAGAATGATCAGACTGCACATAGTAATTTCATAATAACCTTTAtaacctgcctggatgcattcctatgTGGCCTGCTTGAcatgatcctgctctagcacggggtgggactagatgatctctagaggtctcttccaaccctatcattctatgagtctatgatatGCACCTCACAGTGGATTTAAACATTGAATCAGAGAGTTTCAGGATTTTGGCCATCAATAATTATCTGTTTTCAGTGAATGCCAAGAAAGAACACCACAGTACCTTATTCCAGGGTCACTCATACTGTGGCCATGATAACGGTATGTTTGTAACTCCATCAGAATAGGACccttagaaagaaagaaaaaaaaaaccaaagcgTTACCACCTTAAGTGACTTTGTTCTTACAGCAGCAAGTACTTGCTATAGGTGAACTACAGTAGTGATAAATTACTCCCATTCCACGTTTTTTCTCAGTTTAATTTAGGTAACATTATCACAACTAGTAAAGTGAAACTTCACTCTTTTCAAGTGAACTCCTATGTTGaaattttaagcatttattCTCATGTTCTTATTGAGCAGcattaaacaattttttctttccgATGTCATTCCACCCTTACTCAGACTATTTCAAATGGCCTATTGTTTCACTTTAAGATTGTTAACTCACAAAACTTTATTCTTCTGTGTgaacccttttctttttttgttgtgtgttctcagcaaaaatattatttcaccAGATACCAATAATCTTCAAAACCAGTGTATCATACTTGGGTGAGAGACACTAAAACTGACTAACAGAgcttttacttcatttttcatttgttgtaaatacagaattactgttttccttGATGCTTCCACTAATTAATCTCTTCACAAAGAACACAACTGCCTGGCAGTCAGAATACCTTTCACAACAGAGTTTAACTGGGGTAGAAACGGGGAAAAAGATGACAGAGTATTCTTGGTTAATATCAATTGCATGTtaataaatgctaaaaaatataaaattaaataacccCTCAATTATTTACTATTCCAATACTGTGgcaataaaaggaaataaaggtaAAACAGAATTTCAACAGTGACTGGAGAAAATGGGCTAGATGAGGAGCATTTTACGCAGCAACAATTTAGCTAAGAATTCCACCAATGGAAAAGGAATGCTGATTAAAGACTTACTTTTCCAGATCTACAATACTCAGTTGCAAACTTTGCCGCTTCTCGAACGCACAGAACATCCATGCCATCCACCTGATAAACAGAAACTACAAGTTGaggcaaaaaacccaccaaacctcGAACTTTGAATTTCAGTACTTCCACAAGTGCAATAAGAATTAAGTTTCAAGTTTTGCTATACttaaaaacaatatttataaatatatgtataaataaaagaaatacatacaCATGTAAGTACTGTGCAGGTATGTGCACCCACACCCCCCCTACACTTTCACCTCCCCCCCACAATAAAGGCTGGAGTTGTCCTCACCCTGAGCCCTGGAATGAAGTCTCCCCTTTTGTAATAGTCAGTACTGGCTGCAGCTCTTTCAACTGAAGTCCCCATTCCATACCGATTGTTCTCACAGATAAAAATACAAGGCAACTTCCATAAGGCGGCCATATTGTACGTTTCAAATATCTGgccctgaaagaaaaagagcaagttACACCTAGACAGGGAGCTCACCTTCAAGCATTAGGCTCTACTGAAAACCATTTAGTTGCAGAGGTCTAGCTAGAAGAAATTTTAATACTGACAGCGATCGGACACCAGCCACTTGCTACAGCTaagcaggaagagaagagaacCTACACAACGTAAAGTAACTTTCATCTCaacaaataatttctagaacttaatttttaaacctAGTTCAGCATCTCTGTTAGGGTAGCACCAAACATTCAACTTTAATGGAAGTATTTCAGCTACGGTCATCAAAAAGTTCACAATTGATTAATCTTACAGGATGCTGCTACAACAAACTAAAAGAAAGGTTGAACCACACTGACTGCATCAGCCTTGCTTCTCTAAGTCAGGCAGGGAAAACCCAAGAATCGAGATCTCCACCTGTGTTTTCAAAGCGGTAAATTACATGGAGAGTACACTCTAAACCACCAGTTTCTTAATTGGCTTCATGTCTTTGCTGATAACATGAAGAAACCAGCCGGAATGTCAACAGTAAGTGGCTCTGCGAGATGCTCTGTCCCTTCCTCTGTCTTCAGAAATATAAGTTACATGTTGCTCCCTATGCAGCAGCAATGTCATCTTCACTGCTTTCGTTCAGAGCTCTGCTTACAGCACAGAGACGTCAGGGTGTCACACTTGGATGAGCCACGTGCAACTGGAAAGAGGATAACAGTAACTAAGGAACCACTCCTCCCATGACTCAGGTAGTATTCACATAATTTACTTATCAGCCTGTTCCCTATCTAGAGTGCTACAGaagggaaggagctgagaagcTTTCCCTCCACTCCAAAGACAAAGGCAGAGTTCAAAATGAGGGTGGGGAAGGACAGATGTTTACACAGGTTTTAAACATGACAGAAAAATCCAAGCACATGCTACACTCCTGATACATAAAGAGCATCTAGCAATTAACTCTTCATCTCAATCACTCCTCAGAGGACTATACAGTACTTGAAATGCACTCCTACTCAAATGTCTAAGATGCCACAAATAAGAGGTGCTAGTACCGAAAACCTGCAAGTTGCCCAGCCACCTACATGAAGTTTGTCTCAGTGGAGAGCACTTAACAAGAAAATCCCTaagaaaaactgcagtaaaCTGTAGGACAGAAGCTGTACAttgtcttctctctctctctcttttcagtaccagatgctttaaaaaagcatCCTTGCAGCAGAAAGCCCAACACAACAACCTTAGCCAAGCTCCAAGTCAGACGCTGCCTGTTGTGCACGTACTGTGTACACAGGCAGGGTGAAAAGTGCTCTCCCACCACCCTACAGAAAGGCAGAgttcacagaaggaaaattgaTTTCCCCCAGTCACACTTCCCCTCACAGAGCCACCCAAGACAAAGCTCATTTACCTGATTGGCTGCACCATCCCCATATAAGGTCAAACAGACTTCGTTTTTACCGAAGTATTTACAGGCCAGCGCAATCCCAGCTCCAAGAGGAACCTAACACAGAGTACAGAACAAACCAGGattttaaagcaatatttaGGGGAGCTGGAGACAGGCAGGTTATGGACAGTAAAGAGACATTTACAACGTCAGAGATCTGCTCAAGAAACGAGCTGTCACCAAGCCAGTACATTTGTTCCAATCTGTATTACAACCAAATATAAACATTAATTATATGCTCAATTTGATTCATTTTTGCCCCAGTGTACAAAACAATGAGCAAACCAGAATAAAGACATAACAACTTTAATAGCCACGGAGTAATGGTATCTGCACACAAGCTCACACAACAAAGCCCAAGaggaaacactggcacaggacATGAGCCAAATTCAACTGTGCTTTAAAGCTGAAGTCATGTATGTACCTGAGCACCAACAATACCATTGCCACCATAGAAGTTTTTGGTATACATATGCATTgatcctccttttcccttcgCACATCCTCCTTTTCGACCTGAAACATGAGTaacaagcaatttattttttggaggaaaaatgcTATAGAAACGGGAACATACAATCAGTTCCTAAAGACAGTAACACTAAGACCATGTTGTTGTCATTAGATCTATGTGGAGTTAAGACAAAATGGCCTCTCCCCAAAGAGTTTACAGTAAAATATATCACAAAACAAAtaagagaagggggaaaaagagaatgaTAATGAAAACATAATTCAGTACATGTGGAAtgaaattaagaagaaattttaaaaccaaCCAAGAAGTTTCAGTGGCCTACTATACAAAAGCACTTCCTGATACATatatgctgggtttttttaatagccaaCATGGCCTATATTTCTCATATATGTAATTTGTAAGAAGAAGTATTTACAGTCTTTATTACTTTTGgcttttgcaagaaaaatatgAACACTGTTTCAAATCAGTTGCAATAATCTACACTTGTCTTCCCTGTGACAGTAACTGGAAGTAAACATTACAGAtaatacagttaaaaaaaccccacaaaacaaagagaaatccCCCAAATCCCAAACAATTCCCTGCCCCAGGATAAAGATCAGGAAGTCACCTAGCCCAGCTTTATTTAAGCTGTGGTTTGAAGAACAGTGGTGATCCATGAAGCATTACAACAAACCCTATTAAATGAGCTGATCTAACAATACAGAATTCCTCATCAGCCCACTCCATTTGTTATTGTTATCTCCACAGTTAATAGCCACAGAGGcctctattttatttctaaaaagcaCAGTTTGGTTGGTTCTTTTTGCCTCAGCCTTGGTGTTTATTTTAGAATGTTAAGGCTGGATCTCTTTCTGGAATTTGTACTTCTTTTTCTCATAATAATgggtaatttttattatttgcctTTCTCATACCTTTTGTATGCTTATGAATTGGTTTCATGTGAGCTTTTATGGATTCTGCCAGCTAGagccaaagaaaaagaaaaaaaaaaggaaaaaaagaggattttctaattttaatcagaaaacTATTCTTCTTAAGTGTAACTAAACTTCAGTAATCTCTGTCCACTTCCTGTACAATTCTCTCTTGTATTTTAGCTAAGAATTCCTGATTCACTGATGTCAGTTTTTGCTATACTTTCTACTTTGCTTAGAACACAAAACCA carries:
- the PDHA1 gene encoding pyruvate dehydrogenase E1 component subunit alpha, somatic form, mitochondrial isoform X1, whose translation is MRRMLLAALSRVLQGPAAAAAAAGRTGAVSETSRVMVASRNYADFASEATFEVKKCDLHRLEEGPSTTAVMTREEGLHYYKTMQTIRRMELKSDQLYKQKIIRGFCHLYDGQEACCVGLEAAIKPTDHVITAYRAHGFTYARGVPVREILAELTGRKGGCAKGKGGSMHMYTKNFYGGNGIVGAQVPLGAGIALACKYFGKNEVCLTLYGDGAANQGQIFETYNMAALWKLPCIFICENNRYGMGTSVERAAASTDYYKRGDFIPGLRVDGMDVLCVREAAKFATEYCRSGKGPILMELQTYRYHGHSMSDPGISYRTREEIQEVRSKSDPITLLKDRMVNNNLASIEELKEIDVAVRKEIEEAAQFATTDPEPPVEELGNHIYFNEPPFEVRGPNQWIRYKSVS
- the PDHA1 gene encoding pyruvate dehydrogenase E1 component subunit alpha, somatic form, mitochondrial isoform X2; amino-acid sequence: MRRMLLAALSRVLQGPAAAAAAAGRTTSRVMVASRNYADFASEATFEVKKCDLHRLEEGPSTTAVMTREEGLHYYKTMQTIRRMELKSDQLYKQKIIRGFCHLYDGQEACCVGLEAAIKPTDHVITAYRAHGFTYARGVPVREILAELTGRKGGCAKGKGGSMHMYTKNFYGGNGIVGAQVPLGAGIALACKYFGKNEVCLTLYGDGAANQGQIFETYNMAALWKLPCIFICENNRYGMGTSVERAAASTDYYKRGDFIPGLRVDGMDVLCVREAAKFATEYCRSGKGPILMELQTYRYHGHSMSDPGISYRTREEIQEVRSKSDPITLLKDRMVNNNLASIEELKEIDVAVRKEIEEAAQFATTDPEPPVEELGNHIYFNEPPFEVRGPNQWIRYKSVS